A single Equus asinus isolate D_3611 breed Donkey chromosome 21, EquAss-T2T_v2, whole genome shotgun sequence DNA region contains:
- the TLR9 gene encoding toll-like receptor 9 encodes MGPCHGALQPLSLLVQAAMLAVALAQGTLPPFLPCELQPHGLVNCNWLFLKSVPHFSAAAPRDNVTSLSLLSNRIHHLHDSDFAQLSNLQKLNLKWNCPPAGLSPMHFPCHMTIEPNTFLAVPTLEELNLSYNGITTVPALPSSLVSLILSRTNILQLDPTSLTGLHALRFLYMDGNCYYKNPCGRALEVAPGALLGLGNLTHLSLKYNNLTTVPRSLPPSLEYLLLSYNHIVTLAPEDLANLTALRVLDVGGNCRRCDHARNPCVECPHKFPQLHSDTFSHLSRLEGLVLKDSSLYQLNPRWFRGLGNLTVLDLSENFLYDCITKTKAFQGLAQLRRLNLSFNYHKKVSFAHLTLAPSFGSLLSLQELDMHGIFFRSLSQKTLQPLARLPMLQRLYLQMNFINQAQLGIFKDFPGLRYVDLSDNRISGAVEPVATTGEVDGGKKVWLTSRDLTPGPLDTPSSEDFMPSCKNLSFTLDLSRNNLVTVQPEMFAQLSRLQCLRLSHNSISQAVNGSQFVPLTSLQVLDLSHNKLDLYHGRSFTELPRLEALDLSYNSQPFSMRGVGHNLSFVAQLPTLRYLSLAHNGIHSRVSQQLCSTSLWALDFSGNSLSQMWAEGDLYLRFFQGLRSLIRLDLSQNRLHTLLPCTLGNLPKSLQLLRLRNNYLAFFNWSSLTLLPNLETLDLAGNQLKALSNGSLPSGTQLQRLDVSRNSIIFVVPGFFALATRLRELNLSANALRTVEPSWFGFLAGSLEVLDVSANPLHCACGAAFVDFLLQVQAAVPGLPSRVKCGSPGQLQGRSIFAQDLRLCLDESLSWDCFGLSLLVVALGLAMPMLHHLCGWDLWYCFHLGLAWLPRRGWQRGADALSYDAFVVFDKAQSAVADWVYNELRVRLEERRGRRALRLCLEERDWLPGKTLFENLWASVYSSRKMLFVLAHTDQVSGLLRASFLLAQQRLLEDRKDVVVLVILRPDARRSRYVRLRQRLCRQSVLFWPHQPSGQCSFWAQLGMALTRDNRHFYNQNFCRGPTMAE; translated from the coding sequence GGCCCTTGCCATGGTGCCCTGCAGCCCCTGTCTCTCCTGGTGCAGGCGGCCATGCTGGCCGTGGCTCTGGCCCAAGGcaccctgcctcccttcctgccctGTGAGCTCCAGCCCCACGGCCTGGTGAACTGCAACTGGCTGTTCCTGAAGTCCGTGCCCCACTTCTCGGCAGCAGCGCCCCGGGACAATGTCACCAGCCTTTCCTTGCTCTCCAACCGCATCCACCACCTCCATGACTCCGACTTTGCCCAACTGTCCAACCTGCAGAAACTCAACCTCAAATGGAACTGCCCGCCAGCCGGCCTCAGCCCCATGCATTTCCCCTGCCACATGACCATCGAGCCCAACACTTTCCTGGCTGTACCCACCCTGGAGGAGCTGAACCTGAGCTACAACGGCATCACGACTGTGcctgccctgcccagctcccTCGTGTCCCTGATCCTGAGCCGCACCAACATCCTGCAGCTAGACCCAACCAGCCTCACGGGCCTGCATGCCCTGCGCTTCCTATACATGGATGGCAACTGCTACTACAAGAACCCCTGCGGGCGGGCCCTGGAGGTGGCCCCAGGCGCCCTCCTTGGCCTGGGCAACCTCACCCACCTGTCACTCAAGTACAACAACCTCACAACGGTGCCCCGCAGCCTGCCCCCTAGCCTGGAGTACCTGCTGTTGTCCTACAACCACATTGTCACCCTGGCACCTGAGGACCTGGCCAATCTGACTGCCCTGCGTGTGCTTGATGTGGGTGGAAACTGCCGCCGCTGTGACCATGCACGCAACCCCTGCGTGGAGTGCCCACATAAATTCCCCCAGCTGCACTCCGACACCTTCAGCCACCTAAGCCGCCTCGAAGGCCTCGTGTTGAAGGATAGTTCTCTCTACCAGCTGAACCCCAGATGGTTCCGTGGCCTGGGCAACCTCACAGTGCTCGACCTGAGTGAGAACTTCCTCTACGACTGCATCACCAAAACCAAGGcattccagggcctggcccagctgCGAAGACTCAACTTGTCCTTCAATTACCATAAGAAGGTGTCCTTCGCCCACCTGACGCTGGCACCCTCCTTCGGGAGCCTGCTCTCCCTGCAGGAACTGGACATGCATGGCATCTTCTTCCGCTCACTCAGCCAGAAGACGCTTCAGCCACTGGCCCGCCTGCCCATGCTCCAGCGTCTGTATCTGCAGATGAACTTCATCAACCAGGCCCAGCTCGGCATCTTCAAGGACTTCCCCGGTCTGCGCTACGTAGACCTGTCAGACAACCGCATCAGTGGAGCTGTGGAGCCGGTGGCCACCACAGGGGAGGTGGATGGTGGGAAGAAGGTCTGGCTGACATCCAGGGACCTCACTCCAGGCCCACTGGACACCCCCAGCTCTGAGGACTTCATGCCAAGCTGCAAGAACCTCAGCTTCACCTTGGACCTGTCACGGAACAACCTGGTAACAGTCCAGCCAGAGATGTTTGCCCAGCTCTCGCGCCTCCAGTGCCTGCGCCTGAGCCACAACAGCATCTCGCAGGCGGTCAATGGCTCACAGTTCGTGCCACTGACCAGCCTGCAGGTGCTGGACTTGTCCCATAACAAACTGGACCTGTACCATGGGCGCTCGTTTACGGAGCTGCCGCGACTGGAGGCCCTGGACCTCAGCTACAACAGCCAGCCCTTCAGCATGCGGGGTGTGGGCCACAACCTCAGCTTTGTGGCCCAGCTGCCCACCCTGCGCTACCTCAGCCTGGCACACAACGGCATCCACAGCCGTGTGTCCCAGCAGCTCTGCAGCACCTCGCTGTGGGCCCTGGACTTCAGCGGCAATTCCCTGAGCCAGATGTGGGCTGAGGGAGACCTCTATCTCCGCTTCTTCCAAGGCCTGAGAAGCCTGATCCGGCTAGACCTGTCCCAGAATCGTCTGCATACCCTCCTGCCATGCACCCTGGGCAACCTCCCCAAGAGCTTGCAGCTGCTGCGTCTCCGTAACAATTACCTGGCCTTCTTCAATTGGAGCAGCCTGACCCTCCTGCCCAACCTGGAAACCCTGGACCTGGCAGGAAACCAGCTGAAGGCTCTGAGCAATGGCAGCCTGCCTTCTGGCACCCAGCTCCAGAGGCTGGACGTCAGCAGGAACAGCATCATCTTCGTGGTCCCTGGCTTCTTTGCTCTGGCCACGAGGCTGCGAGAGCTCAACCTCAGTGCCAACGCCCTCAGGACAGTGGAGCCCTCCTGGTTTGGTTTCCTAGCAGGCTCCCTTGAAGTCCTAGATGTGAGCGCCAACCCTCTGCACTGCGCCTGTGGGGCAGCCTTTGTGGACTTCCTGCTGCAGGTGCAGGCTGCCGTGCCTGGTCTGCCCAGCCGCGTCAAGTGTGGCAGTCCGGGCCAGCTCCAGGGCCGCAGCATCTTCGCACAAGACCTGCGCCTCTGCCTGGACGAGTCCCTCTCCTGGGACTGTTTTGGTCTCTCATTGCTGGTTGTGGCCCTGGGCCTGGCCATGCCTATGTTGCACCACCTCTGCGGCTGGGACCTCTGGTACTGCTTCCAcctgggcctggcctggctgcccCGGCGGGGGTGGCAGCGGGGCGCGGATGCCCTGAGCTATGATGCCTTTGTGGTCTTCGACAAGGCACAGAGCGCAGTGGCCGACTGGGTGTACAATGAACTGCGGGTGCGGCTAGAGGAGCGCCGTGGGCGCCGGGCGCTCCGCCTGTGTCTGGAGGAGCGTGACTGGCTACCTGGCAAGACGCTGTTCGAAAACCTGTGGGCCTCAGTCTACAGCAGCCGCAAGATGCTGTTTGTGCTGGCCCACACGGACCAGGTCAGTGGCCTCTTGCGTGCCAGCTTCCTGCTGGCCCAGCAGCGTCTGCTGGAGGACCGCAAGGACGTTGTGGTGCTGGTAATCCTGCGTCCTGACGCCCGCCGCTCCCGTTACGTGCGGCTGCGCCAGCGCCTCTGCCGCCAGAGTGTCCTCTTCTGGCCCCACCAGCCTAGTGGCCAGTGCAGCTTCTGGGCCCAGCTAGGCATGGCCCTGACCAGGGACAACCGCCACTTCTATAACCAGAACTTCTGCCGGGGCCCGACGATGGCTGAGTAG